A window from Parcubacteria group bacterium CG10_big_fil_rev_8_21_14_0_10_36_14 encodes these proteins:
- a CDS encoding transketolase → MHTSDREIKKMEKIANYIRKDIIKMLLKAGSGHSAGPLGMTDVFTTLYFSVLNHKPKQPNWPDRDRLVLSNGHICPVQYATMAHAGYFPKKELMTLRQFGTRLQGHPHRTALPGIEATSGPLGEGISQAVGMAYAARMDKKKYNIYCLMGDGELNEGIVWEALMFAGKQKLANLTAIIDRNNIQIDGNTEDVMPLEPLREKFESFGWYVIDIDGHNITDIIDACNEAKAVVERPVIIIAHTIPGKGVDFMEYDFTWHGKVPKEGEAMKALSELRTLGGKIKSEHE, encoded by the coding sequence ATGCACACATCTGATAGAGAAATAAAAAAAATGGAAAAAATAGCAAATTATATTAGAAAAGATATTATAAAAATGCTATTAAAAGCCGGTTCAGGACATTCGGCCGGTCCCTTAGGTATGACGGATGTTTTTACCACGTTGTATTTTTCTGTACTCAATCATAAACCAAAACAACCAAATTGGCCCGACCGTGATAGATTAGTTTTATCCAATGGGCATATTTGCCCGGTTCAATATGCTACAATGGCGCACGCGGGTTATTTTCCAAAAAAAGAATTAATGACTTTGCGTCAATTTGGCACGCGTTTGCAAGGGCATCCGCATCGTACCGCTCTTCCGGGAATTGAAGCAACAAGCGGACCTTTAGGCGAGGGGATTTCACAGGCTGTTGGTATGGCTTATGCCGCCAGAATGGATAAGAAAAAATATAATATATATTGTTTGATGGGCGATGGAGAATTAAATGAGGGGATTGTTTGGGAGGCATTAATGTTCGCAGGCAAACAGAAGCTCGCAAATCTTACAGCGATTATTGATAGAAATAATATTCAGATTGATGGCAACACAGAAGATGTTATGCCATTAGAACCGCTTCGCGAAAAGTTTGAATCATTTGGTTGGTATGTTATTGATATAGATGGTCATAATATTACAGATATTATAGATGCTTGTAATGAAGCAAAGGCAGTGGTAGAAAGGCCGGTAATAATAATTGCGCATACAATTCCGGGTAAAGGAGTGGACTTTATGGAATACGATTTTACTTGGCATGGCAAAGTACCAAAAGAAGGCGAGGCAATGAAGGCCTTAAGTGAATTAAGGACTTTGGGTGGAAAAATTAAATCCGAACATGAATAA